The genomic window ataagaacatgtgaagcactttctactgaaattataacttttatCAGGTTTTAGTAGTTTACCTCAATTTCTGCCTTTGTCAGTGTCCTGGCATCACAGTTCATTCCTGGTTCTTGCAGTGGGAACAacctttgaaagaaaaaaataattataagtTGCATAAACAGGAACTGAACATGTTACATCACACCTGATGACAAATGAACTTACCACTGAATATAGGTGTGTACATACTCCAGTGTGTCATATTCTCCATACCATTGAGTGTGGAAATCATTTATGTAGACACCtgataataaacagaaatgcagtccaaatgtaaatgtgaaaagatGTAAAGAAAGTAGCACAGATAAAGATGAAGCCTAACTCTTGACTAAATATTCTCCTGATGCAGatttacactgaaaaacaaatcaccAACTACAACTTGGTATAAGCCATGTACATCTACATGGACTTTGTACTGTGTGTTAGTACCGTCAGGTGATGAGGACCTCAGTCCAAGGTAGAAGTTCAAGTTAGGCTTGTCATCCTGCTCAAGAGGTGGGGGCCTGTTCCAGCGTTGTGGTCTGATGTCGAGCTGAAGGGGAAATATAGAAGAGAATATgggatgtttgtgtgtcaatgtgtgtgtgtttcaatgtgtgtgtgtgtgtgtgtgtgtgtgtgtgtgtgtgtgtgtgaataactTACAGGGTAGCCATGCCTGTAGTTCTGCATGTCTCTTGCTGCATCTCTAAATCTGTTAAACTTGTACTGTTACAAAGACaataaatggaaatgatgattatattatattcaagACATTCAGTGACATATGCAGGACAAGCAATCAacatgcaaaaaagaaaagaagaacagaaaCTATTACATTACGAGGTCACTTTAAACTCACCGGAGGTCACGCCCTAACATAATATGATTACAATGCAGGCCTCAGTACGGTTCCATCTCTCACAGATCTGTGCAGTAGGCCTGAACCATACATGTTGATCTATGTTTTACTTACATTTCTGGACTGTGGGCGGCTGGTCCTCTTGAATGGACCCTCCTGACTCTCCTCAGTCTCCCAGGTTGAATCATAGTCACAGTAAAACTCGTCCGTGGTCTCAACTCGAAACTCATCATCGCTTAACTCATTATCCTCATCTTCTTCAAACTCTGACCGCTGGTCAACGACCCTGTTCCCTGCCGCATGTGGACCCTCACAGTAAACCCCCTCTACCTCCTTTGGGGAGCTTGTCCCTGGAGGTTTGTTTTCGTCACTTGTTTCAGGCTCACTCTGGCTTCCGTGATCACTTCTCTTGGAGCCTATCGCTGAAAGTGTACGTCCGACTACTGGAGCAGAAACTCTGATCAAACACCGCCACATGAAACACAGTCTGCGCCATAACCAGTCCACTAAAGGATAAAGTCGGTTTACAAACCAAACCATGATAAGTACAACGTGCCACGAGGTAACACAGCAACGATACATTCCTCATCTGCCGTTTAtgtctttcactttcactttcctCTGAATTCACTACAGTTTTTACACAAAACCGAAACTTTGTCGACAATCAACACGCACACAAGCAGGTCAACGGCTTCATGTTGCTTGTTTATGATTTGAGTGGAAATAACTGTATGAGGGTTATGGATTATAGACAGACATAAACTCCTCTTATTCCCCTCCGAGATTAATTATGATTTCTTAACACAACGTTTATGTAGGCCAGTGGTTCTCAATctggggtccagggaccccaAGGGATCCTTTAGGGgattccagggggtccccagcaaaagggggaataatttgttttcaataTAATTTCCAATTCTGTAGGCTAATAAAAGATCTAAAAGCAAAATTTCATCAAAAGTGGGTCCGTGttctaatttgtgtcagtttaggagTCCTTTaagtgaaaaagtttgagaaccactgggcTACCTTAAAGAAGTGCATCACTAACTGTGTGCCGGTTGTGATTTTTCCTGGGAATGTCACCACCGACACCCAGTTTGTAAAGGTAAATGCTAGTTTGGGTCAGGTTAGGGTTACGCACACAATGAAAAACCACAACGCTTACAAATCTCATGATAGTTTCACAAATTGTCCCTCCAGCTGATCCAATCTAGTACCAACCACCCTTCATAATACTCATAACACTACAAATGCAAAGGCTGTTATTAGTGGGCCATAGGCTTAATCAACATTGTGTTACCCCATTGGGTGAACgatagtgacttaacagacaattatttaaatgaaaatctcaGAGATTCTTAGAGATTGACAAAGTTTTATCTCAAAATTAAGTCATGGTTGACCAAGGGAGTGAGAAAAATGAGCAGCCACGACCTCAGCCTCTGTCCTCATGAAACTTACCttaaaatgtcattcatttacacattaataatcatttaattaaatatattaatggGATTATAAGAGGATAATTAATGGTTACATTAATGTACTATAATTAAGTATTTTCAATGGATTTTCGGCTGGTTTAGGGGCTTGACCAAATAGCATAAAAGCTATCCcttaatttatttaaactgtgtgaGGGCCTTTTTCAATTAAGTTAAAAATTCAGGAATGAGGTTTTAACCCCTTAAACCATGCAGACAATCCACTGACATATATATAATACCTTACTATATTATAATCCATTAATTTAGCCATTAATTAACCACACAATTTTCAGTGAAGACTTGGATTTGTAAGCTCATTTTAAGGTACAAATTAATTATTACTATATTACAGTCtatctgtttatttatcatATGTTCCTAATCTGAGGTAGATCTATTTTATACCTGAACACAGAAGAATAccttaaaatataattaatttgcACCTTAAAGTATTTAAGCTCCCTAACGCAAACCAAAATCCCAATCCCTGACTTGATGATTAATGGATttgtcaaatatttcaaattaagGTGAAAATTAAGGGGACTTTAATATCgaattaatttgttaattagACGCTTatgaaattactttttaaattttttgcaaattaaagGAGTACTCCAGCACTTTAGTACTGCAACTCCATTCATTTGAGGTCTCAAAAGTCACcgattaaacaaaacaaagattaaaattgatgcagcagtgGCCCACACATCCTGACTTTTAATCTGTAGAATGGTCAAGCTTCAATCAATTAAGGACAtgttaaggacattttaagGGCTTGTTGTGTTATAGTGTGTCATGTATTGTCAAGTAGTGAACCTCTGTCAGAGAAATCACAACTGAATCTTATGAATATTATTCAAATCAAGAACTTTTATTGTTCAAATAATTTTTTGCACACATGTAAACCTACTGCTTTCATTAATGAAAAGttcattaaagaaaatatgactTCAGTAAACCTAATTGTGTTTAGTGATGAGTACCATCCAAGTCTGTATACTCTTGGAGCAACAATTATGAGTTTTCTGTCCTTTTTGTGGGTTAGTGCTTATATTTTTGAAAGGAATCTGTAGATTATGTTAATTTCGATAATAAGATTTTTATTTGGGCAACAGTGTTAAACTTTACTGTCACGTCATCCATACAACAGAGTTCAAATTCCCAAGTTAGATAGAGACTAAACATTCCAAGACTACTGATATCAAAATAATTCATCTgcagtattttttattaaagaaattgtatataaattattttctgatttactTCTTTGCTGcctttttgtcagttttattttttatcctaAAATGTGGGTTCAACAAAACCTGAGGGAGGAAATTACACTGGTGCCAAAAAATAGgcagatatttattttaaatttgtgatct from Thunnus maccoyii chromosome 3, fThuMac1.1, whole genome shotgun sequence includes these protein-coding regions:
- the LOC121893200 gene encoding opioid growth factor receptor-like, translated to MYRCCVTSWHVVLIMVWFVNRLYPLVDWLWRRLCFMWRCLIRVSAPVVGRTLSAIGSKRSDHGSQSEPETSDENKPPGTSSPKEVEGVYCEGPHAAGNRVVDQRSEFEEDEDNELSDDEFRVETTDEFYCDYDSTWETEESQEGPFKRTSRPQSRNYKFNRFRDAARDMQNYRHGYPLDIRPQRWNRPPPLEQDDKPNLNFYLGLRSSSPDGVYINDFHTQWYGEYDTLEYVHTYIQWLFPLQEPGMNCDARTLTKAEIEEFLNNATAKANLLTSYKLMLDFYGIELCDEETGDVKRAWNWKDRFNNLNSHTHNNLRITRILKCLGTLGYPHYQAPLVRFFLEETLVNGELPKVKDSVLSYFLFAVLDKRQRRELIKFAYLEYDRRDEFVWCPKKIQIKWSMSKSQKEMHSNKQAHVLDMV